One genomic region from Agelaius phoeniceus isolate bAgePho1 chromosome 25, bAgePho1.hap1, whole genome shotgun sequence encodes:
- the MDFI gene encoding myoD family inhibitor, with amino-acid sequence MSRPGSPRPNRPEQPRTEAGPPPEVPEPSLPASRGPRCLARPMVPKKEKPLEGDKHPKALEGDKSPKRLEGDKSPKKEKPPEGDKSPKALEGDKSPKPLERDKHPKALEGDKSLEGDKPPKALEGGKPPAVLTKSPRAELCGAPEAVTCQPQVGSPLQSPGPCTQLLPNGDAGNGICRAVPKPPRKLQPHHSINSQGSKKSKGSSKSPSSHIPIEAQEDCCVHCILSCLFCEFLTLCNIVLDCATCGSCTSEDSCICCCCCNSGECADCDLPCDMDCGIIDACCESADCLEICMECCGLCFSS; translated from the exons AGGTGCCTgagccctccctccctgcctcgaGGGGTCCCCGGTGCCTCGCCCGCCCCATGGTGCCAAAGAAGGAGAAACCCCTGGAAGGTGACAAACACCCAAAAGCCCTGGAAGGTGACAAATCCCCGAAACGCCTGGAAGGTGACAAATCCCCGAAGAAGGAGAAACCCCCGGAAGGTGATAAATCCCCAAAAGCCCTGGAAGGTGACAAATCCCCGAAACCCCTGGAACGTGACAAACACCCGAAAGCCCTGGAAGGTGACAAATCCCTGGAAGGTGACAAACCCCCGAAAGCCCTGGAAGGTGGCAAACCCCCGGCAGTGCTGACAAAAAGCCCCCGGGCCGAGCTCTGCGGTGCTCCTGAAGCTGTGACAT gccagccccaggtggGGTCACCCCTGCAGTCCCCAGGTCCCTGCACGCAGCTGCTGCCCAACGGGGACGCGGGGAACGGGATCTGCCGGGCTGTGCCAAAACCACCCCGCAAGCTGCAGCCACACCACTCCATCAACAGCCAGGGCAGCAAGAAGAGCAAGGGCAGCTCCAAGTCGCCCTCTTCCCACATCCCCATTGAGGCGCAGGAAG ATTGCTGCGTCCACTGCATCCTCTCCTGCCTCTTCTGCGAGTTCCTGACCCTGTGCAACATCGTGCTGGACTGTGCCACCTGCGGCTCCTGCACCTCGGAGGATTcctgcatctgctgctgctgctgcaactCGGGCGAGTGCGCGGACTGCGACCTGCCCTGCGACATGGACTGCGGCATCATCGACGCCTGCTGCGAGTCTGCCGACTGCCTGGAGATCTGCATGGAGTGCTGCGGGCTCTGCTTCTCCTCCTGA